A section of the Candidatus Aminicenantes bacterium genome encodes:
- a CDS encoding ThuA domain-containing protein, whose translation MSRNQIIKSVVMAIVFLAVAVLTAAPFTPQTLPGAGKKVLIVWGGWDGHEPKQCADIFAPWLKEQGFEVEIANTLDAYNDGTKLKGLNLIIQIFTMATITGAQEKNLEEAVKSGVGMAGWHGGMADSFRSNTEYEFMVGGAWAAHPGGVIDYDVEVTNQTDPITKGLSGFHMKSEQYYMLVDPNVQVLATTTFSGQYAPWIKGAVMPVVWKKLYGQGRIFYTSLGHVAADFKVPQALEIVKRGILWAARVPGSGDDPKPTNPYK comes from the coding sequence ATGTCCCGAAATCAGATCATTAAATCGGTTGTTATGGCCATCGTTTTTCTCGCCGTCGCGGTCCTGACCGCAGCCCCCTTCACGCCGCAAACGCTCCCCGGCGCGGGCAAGAAGGTCCTGATCGTCTGGGGCGGCTGGGATGGCCACGAGCCGAAACAGTGCGCTGACATTTTTGCCCCCTGGCTCAAGGAGCAGGGCTTCGAGGTTGAGATCGCCAACACCCTGGATGCCTATAACGACGGGACCAAGCTCAAAGGGCTGAACCTGATCATCCAGATCTTCACCATGGCCACGATTACCGGTGCCCAGGAGAAGAATTTGGAGGAGGCCGTGAAAAGCGGCGTCGGCATGGCTGGATGGCACGGCGGCATGGCCGATTCGTTCCGCAGCAACACCGAATACGAGTTCATGGTCGGCGGCGCCTGGGCCGCGCATCCCGGCGGGGTCATCGACTACGACGTCGAAGTCACGAACCAAACCGATCCGATCACCAAGGGTCTATCCGGATTCCATATGAAGTCCGAGCAGTACTACATGCTGGTCGATCCGAACGTCCAGGTCCTGGCCACGACGACCTTCAGCGGCCAGTACGCCCCCTGGATCAAGGGCGCGGTCATGCCCGTCGTCTGGAAGAAGTTGTACGGGCAGGGGAGGATCTTCTATACCTCGCTGGGCCACGTCGCGGCCGACTTCAAGGTGCCGCAGGCGCTCGAGATCGTCAAGCGCGGAATCCTCTGGGCCGCCCGCGTGCCGGGTTCGGGCGACGATCCCAAACCGACCAATCCTTACAAATAG
- a CDS encoding DUF1080 domain-containing protein — MKKTILTVFAVLPILGLAGLAALFAGQSNPRAAELQKWGVHDETRPMPPVVDPGPAGPSAPAPSDAIVLFDGKSLSQWTTAKGEPAKWKIENGYMEVTKGAGEIRTRSRFGDCQLHVEWASPAEVVGDSQGRGNSGVFLMGIYEVQVLDCFQNKTYADGMTASLYGQYPPLVNACRKPGEWQSYDIVFIAPRFDKAGKLASPARMTVFHNGILVHNDQELTGPTAHKARPPYESHADHLPLALQDHGNPVRFRNIWIRGL; from the coding sequence GTGAAGAAGACAATTTTAACCGTGTTCGCCGTTTTGCCGATTCTGGGGTTGGCCGGGCTGGCCGCGCTTTTTGCGGGGCAATCCAATCCGCGCGCCGCGGAGCTTCAGAAGTGGGGCGTCCATGACGAGACGAGGCCGATGCCCCCGGTCGTCGACCCGGGGCCGGCGGGCCCTTCGGCGCCCGCGCCCTCGGATGCGATCGTCCTGTTCGACGGCAAGAGCTTGTCGCAGTGGACGACGGCCAAAGGCGAGCCGGCCAAGTGGAAAATCGAGAACGGGTACATGGAAGTGACTAAGGGCGCCGGCGAGATCAGGACCCGATCCCGGTTCGGCGACTGCCAGCTTCACGTCGAGTGGGCCTCGCCGGCCGAGGTGGTGGGGGACAGCCAGGGCCGCGGCAACAGCGGCGTCTTCCTGATGGGGATCTACGAGGTTCAGGTTTTGGATTGCTTCCAAAACAAGACCTATGCCGACGGGATGACCGCGTCCCTCTACGGCCAGTACCCGCCGCTCGTCAACGCCTGCCGCAAGCCGGGCGAATGGCAGAGCTACGACATCGTTTTCATCGCGCCTCGCTTCGACAAGGCCGGCAAACTCGCGAGCCCCGCGAGGATGACCGTGTTCCATAACGGGATTCTCGTCCACAACGATCAGGAACTAACGGGGCCGACCGCGCACAAGGCCCGGCCGCCCTATGAGTCCCATGCCGATCACCTGCCGCTCGCCCTGCAGGATCACGGCAACCCAGTCCGCTTCCGCAATATCTGGATAAGAGGTCTCTGA
- a CDS encoding Gfo/Idh/MocA family oxidoreductase, giving the protein MTTRREFLGTAAAAAAGVMVVPRHVIGGKGYTAPSDKLNIAGVAVGGKGFSDVQAASTENIVALCDVDDEKMAAFLTSDQHTPERKAMYEKAAKFRDWRKMLDQVKDIDAVTVSTPDHNHAIVAMAAMKMGKHVFIQKPLTHTIKEARMLAEEAKKRNLVTQMGNQGHSKEGARLICEWIADGAIGDVSEVHVWTNRPIWPQGVDAPKEIPSVPPNLDYDVWLGPAPWRPYHPAFSHFVWRGWWDYGTGALGDMGAHLIDQPFWALQLGHPTTVQASSTKYNKDSYPLAEIVSYTFPARGKMVPVKMIWYDGGLTPPRPAILETGRMMGDDGGGVLFVGSKGMIMCSTYGDNPRILPEKLMQDYKRPDKTIPRSPGIMEEWVAAIKAGKKSTTDIPAYSGALTEVMLLGVVALRFKDTKTILEWDPIKMEFPNLPEANPFVHKTYRAGWSL; this is encoded by the coding sequence ATGACAACGCGCCGTGAATTCCTGGGAACGGCGGCCGCCGCGGCCGCCGGCGTGATGGTCGTGCCGCGCCATGTCATCGGCGGCAAGGGCTATACGGCTCCGAGCGACAAGCTGAACATCGCCGGTGTCGCGGTGGGAGGCAAAGGCTTCTCGGACGTGCAGGCGGCCAGCACCGAGAACATCGTTGCCCTGTGCGACGTCGACGACGAAAAGATGGCTGCGTTCTTGACCTCGGATCAGCACACGCCCGAGCGGAAGGCCATGTACGAGAAGGCGGCCAAGTTTCGCGACTGGCGCAAGATGCTGGATCAGGTCAAGGACATCGACGCCGTCACGGTATCGACCCCCGACCACAACCACGCCATCGTAGCCATGGCGGCCATGAAGATGGGCAAGCACGTCTTCATCCAGAAGCCGCTGACCCACACCATCAAGGAAGCCCGGATGCTGGCCGAGGAAGCCAAAAAGCGCAATCTCGTCACGCAGATGGGCAACCAGGGCCACTCCAAGGAAGGGGCGCGGCTGATCTGCGAATGGATCGCCGACGGGGCCATCGGCGACGTGTCCGAAGTCCACGTCTGGACGAATCGCCCGATTTGGCCGCAGGGCGTCGATGCGCCCAAGGAGATCCCCTCGGTCCCGCCTAACCTGGACTATGACGTTTGGCTGGGCCCCGCCCCCTGGCGGCCCTACCATCCCGCCTTCAGCCACTTTGTCTGGCGCGGTTGGTGGGATTACGGCACCGGCGCCCTGGGCGACATGGGCGCGCATCTCATCGACCAGCCGTTCTGGGCTTTGCAGCTCGGCCACCCGACGACCGTTCAGGCCAGCTCGACGAAGTACAACAAGGACTCCTACCCGCTGGCCGAAATCGTTTCCTACACCTTCCCGGCCCGGGGCAAAATGGTCCCGGTCAAGATGATCTGGTACGACGGCGGTCTGACCCCGCCGCGGCCCGCGATCCTGGAGACGGGCCGGATGATGGGCGACGACGGCGGCGGCGTGCTTTTCGTCGGCTCCAAGGGCATGATCATGTGCTCGACCTACGGCGACAACCCCCGCATCCTGCCCGAGAAGCTGATGCAGGACTACAAGCGGCCGGATAAAACCATCCCGCGCTCTCCCGGCATCATGGAAGAATGGGTCGCCGCCATCAAGGCCGGCAAGAAATCGACCACGGACATCCCGGCCTATTCGGGGGCGTTGACCGAGGTCATGCTGCTGGGTGTCGTCGCCCTGCGGTTCAAGGACACCAAGACGATCCTTGAGTGGGATCCCATCAAAATGGAGTTCCCGAACCTGCCCGAGGCCAACCCGTTCGTCCACAAGACTTACCGGGCCGGCTGGTCTCTCTGA
- a CDS encoding glycosyl hydrolase encodes MSKKTLVVAGLAAIAALTLVTGCGPAAKSDGSLEQGFAAPPPAARPWVYWFWLNGNITRQGITTDLEAMKRAGIGGVLIMEVDQGAPRGPIAFGCPAWRELFRFVCAEAERLGLEVNMNNDAGWCGSGGPWMTPELSAQKVVWTETAVAGPKRFEGLLPAPEKVAGYYRDIRVLAFPALPAGTDRIDGIRYKIMELPTDFHYGGRSSLLPTRAAWPEPPAGEMIARDKIIDVTDRMDGAGKLVWDAPEGAWTVLRFGYTPTGKENGPAPDSGRGLDCDKMSKEAVETHFAGFLGPLIDAVGARAGKTFVSVHIDSWETNTQNWTKDFAQEFRRLRGYDPLPFLPVLTGRIVGGLAVSERFLWDFRQTISELVLDRYAGRMRELAAARGLRLSIEAYTTCPTDELAYAGRADEPMGEFWPLWFWDGKPYGFGFTCTEMASSAHVYGKNIVGAEAFTSQDEERWRLHPALIKEIGDWAFCEGINRFVFHRFAMQPWPGVRPGMAMGPWGLHYEGTQSWWNLSSAWHEYLSRCQYLLRQGLFTADVCYLTPEGSPISIGLQKRFFALSSDNRDEPRDRTGYNYDLCPPEALLTRMSVKDGRLVLPDGMSYRLLVLPQVETMTVPLLKKIKELVEAGATVVGPKPVNSPGLGGYPACDTEIRSLADALWGTGDAPAQLAERKLGRGRVFWSADIQAKASPTPSPREVLGPARWIWYPEGNPAVAVPPGRRSFQREFALEEGKTIASARLMMHAEDAFTAWMNGRKAGEGFGFRRFESTDIAPLLKPGKNVLLVEATNGGSAPSPAGLIGRIAIRYSDGTGTDIVTDGKWLSATATLAESQGVPKAGTRWVPAKDVGPLGMAPWRGLVPTFAEPDIFAEEEIVAAVMNKLGLPPDFDFQAASGVRSLRYIHRTTPEADIYFVANKLPQPEKALLAFRVKGRRPELWHPDTGRIERPAVYEEADGLMRLPVCFEPSGSVFVVFPKGAKPAKERLRSATLDGKALFSTAWRTPTAALEGGAPKLVESPGIELTINKNGGLEIQSEKDGTLVLERANGRTETVEVRGAAAAIDLAGPWNVRFAPGGGAPDSAVFETLVSWSAHPDKRIAYYSGEATYAKTFALTADEIGGDKRLAIDLGDVQVMAEVKLNEKNLGILWKPPYRVDISAAVLPGSNKLEIKVANLLINRQIGDEFLPEDSDRNPDGTVKAWPKWLLEGKPSPTGRFTFSSWRLWGKKDALRPSGLIGPVRLITATVKTTREK; translated from the coding sequence ATGTCCAAAAAAACGCTCGTCGTCGCCGGCTTGGCGGCCATCGCCGCCCTCACGCTCGTCACCGGATGCGGCCCGGCCGCAAAATCCGACGGGAGCCTCGAGCAGGGCTTCGCCGCGCCGCCGCCCGCCGCCCGCCCCTGGGTCTATTGGTTCTGGCTGAACGGCAACATCACCCGCCAGGGCATCACCACCGACCTCGAGGCGATGAAGCGGGCCGGCATCGGCGGGGTTCTGATCATGGAAGTGGACCAAGGCGCCCCCCGGGGCCCCATCGCCTTCGGCTGCCCCGCCTGGCGCGAGCTCTTCAGGTTCGTCTGCGCCGAGGCGGAGCGGCTCGGCCTCGAAGTCAACATGAACAACGACGCCGGCTGGTGCGGCAGCGGCGGACCGTGGATGACACCCGAGCTGTCCGCGCAGAAAGTCGTCTGGACGGAGACCGCCGTCGCCGGGCCCAAGCGCTTCGAGGGCCTCCTCCCAGCTCCCGAGAAGGTGGCAGGCTACTACCGGGACATCCGGGTGCTGGCGTTTCCCGCCCTGCCCGCCGGCACGGATCGCATCGACGGCATCCGGTACAAGATCATGGAATTGCCGACGGACTTCCATTACGGGGGCCGATCGAGTCTTCTCCCCACCCGAGCCGCCTGGCCCGAGCCGCCGGCCGGAGAGATGATCGCCCGCGACAAGATCATCGATGTGACGGATCGAATGGACGGCGCCGGGAAGCTTGTCTGGGATGCTCCCGAGGGAGCCTGGACCGTCCTACGCTTCGGCTACACACCGACGGGCAAGGAGAACGGGCCGGCCCCCGATTCGGGCCGCGGGCTCGATTGCGACAAGATGAGCAAGGAAGCCGTCGAGACCCATTTCGCGGGCTTCCTAGGCCCCTTGATCGACGCCGTCGGCGCCCGGGCCGGAAAGACCTTCGTCTCCGTGCACATCGACAGCTGGGAGACGAACACCCAGAACTGGACCAAGGATTTCGCCCAGGAGTTCCGCCGCCTTCGCGGCTATGACCCCCTACCATTCCTGCCGGTTCTGACCGGTCGCATCGTAGGCGGCCTGGCCGTCTCCGAGAGATTCCTTTGGGACTTCCGGCAGACGATCTCCGAGCTGGTGCTGGACCGCTACGCCGGCCGGATGCGGGAGCTGGCCGCCGCGCGCGGCCTGCGCCTCTCGATCGAAGCCTACACGACCTGCCCCACGGACGAGCTGGCCTACGCCGGGCGGGCGGACGAGCCGATGGGCGAGTTCTGGCCGCTCTGGTTCTGGGACGGCAAGCCGTATGGATTCGGCTTCACCTGCACCGAGATGGCCTCCTCGGCCCACGTCTACGGCAAGAATATCGTCGGGGCCGAAGCCTTCACTTCGCAGGACGAGGAGCGCTGGCGCCTTCATCCAGCGCTGATCAAGGAGATCGGGGACTGGGCCTTCTGCGAGGGGATCAACCGCTTCGTCTTCCACCGTTTCGCCATGCAGCCCTGGCCGGGCGTCCGGCCGGGCATGGCCATGGGGCCCTGGGGCTTGCATTACGAAGGGACCCAGAGCTGGTGGAACCTCTCGTCCGCCTGGCATGAGTATCTGTCCAGATGCCAATACCTTCTTCGACAAGGGCTTTTCACGGCCGACGTCTGCTACCTGACCCCGGAAGGCTCGCCCATTTCCATCGGCCTGCAGAAGCGTTTCTTCGCCCTCTCGTCGGACAATCGAGACGAGCCCCGCGACCGGACGGGCTACAACTACGACTTATGCCCGCCTGAGGCCCTCTTGACGCGAATGTCGGTCAAGGACGGCCGCCTAGTCCTGCCGGACGGGATGAGCTACCGATTATTGGTTCTGCCCCAAGTCGAAACCATGACCGTTCCCCTGCTCAAGAAGATCAAGGAACTGGTCGAGGCGGGGGCGACGGTCGTCGGTCCGAAGCCGGTGAATTCGCCCGGACTGGGCGGATACCCCGCCTGCGACACGGAGATTCGAAGCCTGGCCGATGCCCTTTGGGGCACGGGAGACGCCCCGGCCCAATTGGCCGAGCGGAAGCTGGGACGGGGGCGCGTCTTCTGGTCGGCCGACATCCAAGCCAAAGCCTCGCCTACGCCGTCCCCCCGCGAAGTCCTGGGCCCGGCCCGCTGGATCTGGTATCCCGAAGGGAACCCCGCCGTGGCCGTTCCGCCGGGCCGTCGATCCTTCCAGCGTGAATTCGCGCTTGAGGAAGGCAAGACGATCGCTTCGGCCCGCCTGATGATGCACGCCGAGGACGCTTTCACAGCTTGGATGAACGGCCGGAAAGCGGGCGAAGGATTCGGGTTCCGACGCTTCGAAAGCACCGACATCGCGCCCCTGCTGAAACCGGGGAAGAACGTCCTGCTCGTAGAGGCGACGAACGGCGGCAGTGCACCAAGCCCGGCCGGCCTCATCGGGCGAATCGCCATCCGCTACTCGGACGGGACAGGTACGGACATCGTCACAGATGGAAAGTGGCTCAGCGCGACGGCAACCCTCGCAGAAAGCCAAGGCGTCCCGAAAGCCGGGACGCGCTGGGTCCCGGCCAAGGATGTCGGTCCCCTGGGCATGGCGCCCTGGAGGGGGCTCGTCCCCACCTTCGCCGAGCCCGACATATTCGCGGAGGAAGAGATCGTCGCCGCGGTGATGAACAAGCTCGGCCTGCCGCCCGACTTCGATTTCCAGGCCGCGAGCGGCGTCCGCAGCCTGCGCTATATCCATCGGACGACACCCGAAGCCGATATCTACTTTGTGGCCAACAAGCTCCCCCAGCCGGAAAAGGCCCTGCTTGCGTTCCGGGTCAAGGGCCGACGGCCCGAGCTGTGGCATCCGGATACTGGGCGGATCGAACGGCCTGCCGTCTACGAAGAGGCGGACGGCCTCATGCGCCTGCCGGTCTGTTTCGAGCCGTCCGGTTCGGTGTTCGTCGTCTTCCCCAAGGGCGCCAAGCCGGCCAAAGAGCGGCTCCGCTCCGCGACCCTGGACGGCAAGGCGCTCTTTTCCACAGCCTGGCGCACTCCGACGGCGGCGCTCGAAGGCGGGGCTCCGAAGCTCGTCGAAAGCCCCGGGATCGAGCTGACCATAAATAAAAACGGCGGCCTCGAGATCCAGTCCGAAAAGGACGGAACGCTCGTCCTCGAACGCGCCAACGGTCGGACCGAGACGGTGGAAGTGCGTGGAGCGGCCGCGGCCATTGATTTGGCCGGCCCCTGGAACGTCCGTTTCGCCCCCGGCGGCGGCGCGCCCGATTCGGCCGTCTTCGAGACGCTCGTCTCCTGGAGTGCGCATCCGGACAAGCGAATCGCGTATTACTCCGGCGAGGCGACTTATGCGAAAACCTTCGCCTTGACCGCGGACGAGATCGGCGGCGACAAACGGCTTGCGATCGACCTGGGCGACGTCCAGGTCATGGCCGAAGTGAAGCTCAACGAGAAGAATCTGGGGATTCTCTGGAAGCCGCCCTATCGCGTCGATATTTCGGCCGCCGTGCTGCCAGGATCCAACAAGCTGGAGATCAAAGTCGCCAATCTTCTCATCAACCGGCAGATCGGCGACGAATTCCTGCCCGAGGACAGCGACCGCAACCCCGACGGCACGGTGAAGGCCTGGCCGAAATGGCTGCTCGAGGGCAAGCCCAGCCCGACCGGGAGATTCACGTTCTCGTCCTGGCGGCTTTGGGGCAAAAAAGACGCGCTTCGGCCGTCCGGCCTGATCGGCCCGGTCCGGCTGATCACGGCTACAGTGAAGACGACAAGGGAGAAATAA
- a CDS encoding MBL fold metallo-hydrolase yields the protein MPTSLKMIVRRRAVLAAAVLMTVLGAGGAALRASAPIPAGQARLTILYDNTTAREGVQSDWGFACLIEGLRKTILFDTGTKPEILLANCKALAIDLNKVDAIVISHPHADHMGGLLAVLEKHSAVTLYIPAALALISESAARSAGIPTLAKLAFLGTKIIQVDKPVEICPGARLTSQIVGANLIPEIGLLLETKAGGMLITGCAHPGIVDIVRKAAAWRGKPIEAVVGGFHLMQTSEADVKKIIADMKAAGVVRCGATHCTGAAAIALFRTAFGAEFIPLGVGRVIEF from the coding sequence ATGCCGACAAGCCTGAAAATGATCGTCCGCCGCCGCGCGGTTCTGGCGGCCGCGGTCCTGATGACCGTGTTGGGGGCGGGAGGCGCCGCCCTTCGCGCCTCCGCGCCGATCCCCGCGGGCCAAGCCCGCCTAACCATTCTCTATGACAACACGACCGCCCGGGAAGGCGTCCAGTCGGACTGGGGCTTCGCCTGCCTGATCGAGGGCCTGCGCAAAACGATCCTCTTCGATACCGGGACCAAGCCCGAAATCCTTCTGGCCAATTGCAAGGCGCTCGCTATCGATCTTAATAAGGTGGACGCCATCGTTATCTCCCACCCCCACGCCGATCATATGGGAGGCCTTCTAGCGGTGCTCGAAAAGCACTCGGCCGTGACACTTTATATCCCCGCCGCGCTCGCCCTCATCTCCGAATCGGCCGCCCGATCGGCCGGTATTCCCACTCTGGCCAAGCTCGCCTTCCTCGGGACGAAAATCATCCAGGTGGACAAGCCCGTCGAGATCTGCCCGGGAGCCCGTCTGACCAGCCAGATCGTCGGCGCCAACCTGATCCCCGAGATCGGCCTGCTCCTTGAGACCAAAGCCGGGGGGATGCTCATCACGGGCTGCGCCCACCCCGGGATCGTCGATATCGTCCGTAAAGCGGCCGCTTGGCGCGGCAAGCCGATCGAGGCGGTCGTCGGCGGGTTCCATCTCATGCAAACATCCGAGGCGGACGTTAAAAAGATCATCGCGGATATGAAGGCCGCGGGTGTGGTTCGCTGCGGCGCCACCCACTGCACGGGCGCCGCGGCGATCGCCCTCTTCCGAACCGCCTTCGGGGCGGAGTTCATCCCCCTGGGCGTCGGCCGGGTGATCGAATTCTAA
- a CDS encoding amidophosphoribosyltransferase: MGGFFGAIGKQDVIADLYYGIDYHSHLGTKRGGVAVVRPDGFARAIHNIENAQFRTKFDPEIPRLRADRGIGVISDTDDQPLLIKSHLGEYALVTVGVIKNADALVATALRSRRLHFAEMSQGGINPTELAAALIDQGDTFEEGIAALQDAVEGSCSLLLLTKDGFYAARDRYGRTPVIIGRKDGVWAATQETCAFPNLGFEYVRDLGPGEIVFVTSDGAETRREAGPVNQICAFLWVYYGYPASTYEGINVEWARNRCGAALARRHPAEVDFVAGIPDSGVGHGIGFAAEAKLPFRRPFVKYTPTWARSFMPQNQDVRDLVARMKLVPIRELIQGKSFLFCEDSIVRGTQLKDVIQRLYDFGAREIHMRPACPPLVYGCKFLNFSVSRSEMDLAARRAIREIEGETPAAFEPYADPSTSAYAAMEERIRQRLNLTTLKYQHLDDLVEAIGKPKHTMCTYCWDGVELKSPPLPFPRD, encoded by the coding sequence ATGGGAGGCTTCTTCGGGGCCATCGGCAAGCAGGATGTCATCGCCGATCTCTACTACGGGATCGATTATCATTCGCATCTGGGCACCAAGCGGGGCGGAGTGGCCGTGGTCAGGCCCGACGGCTTCGCCCGGGCCATCCATAACATCGAGAACGCCCAGTTCAGGACCAAGTTCGACCCCGAGATCCCGCGCTTGCGGGCCGACCGGGGCATCGGCGTCATCAGCGACACCGACGACCAGCCCTTGCTCATCAAGTCGCATCTGGGCGAATACGCTCTTGTCACGGTCGGCGTCATCAAAAACGCCGATGCGCTGGTCGCCACGGCGCTTCGCAGCCGGCGCCTGCATTTCGCCGAGATGAGCCAGGGCGGGATCAACCCCACCGAGCTGGCTGCCGCCCTGATCGACCAGGGGGACACCTTCGAGGAAGGCATCGCCGCCCTGCAGGACGCCGTCGAAGGCTCGTGTTCGCTCCTGCTCCTGACCAAGGACGGGTTCTATGCCGCCCGTGATCGCTACGGCCGGACACCGGTCATCATCGGCCGCAAGGACGGCGTCTGGGCGGCGACCCAGGAGACCTGCGCCTTCCCCAACCTCGGCTTTGAATACGTCCGGGACCTGGGGCCGGGCGAGATCGTCTTCGTCACCTCGGACGGCGCCGAGACGCGCCGCGAGGCGGGGCCGGTCAACCAGATCTGCGCCTTTCTGTGGGTCTATTACGGCTATCCCGCGTCGACCTATGAGGGGATCAACGTGGAATGGGCCCGCAATCGCTGCGGGGCCGCCCTGGCCCGGCGCCACCCGGCCGAGGTCGATTTCGTGGCCGGCATCCCCGATTCCGGCGTCGGACACGGGATCGGCTTCGCGGCCGAGGCCAAGCTGCCGTTCCGGCGGCCGTTCGTCAAGTACACACCGACCTGGGCCCGTTCCTTCATGCCCCAGAATCAGGACGTCCGGGACCTGGTGGCTCGGATGAAGCTCGTCCCCATCCGGGAGCTCATCCAGGGCAAGAGCTTTCTCTTCTGCGAGGACTCCATTGTCCGCGGCACCCAGCTCAAGGATGTCATCCAGCGGCTCTATGATTTCGGGGCCCGCGAGATCCACATGCGCCCGGCCTGTCCGCCGCTTGTCTATGGCTGCAAGTTCCTCAACTTCTCGGTCTCGCGGTCGGAAATGGACCTGGCTGCCCGCCGGGCGATCCGGGAGATCGAGGGCGAGACGCCGGCGGCTTTCGAACCCTACGCCGATCCATCGACTTCGGCCTATGCGGCCATGGAGGAGAGGATCCGCCAGCGGCTCAACCTGACTACGCTGAAGTACCAGCACCTGGACGACCTGGTCGAGGCGATCGGCAAGCCCAAACACACGATGTGCACATACTGCTGGGATGGGGTCGAGCTCAAGAGCCCGCCGCTGCCTTTTCCGCGGGATTGA